CACGAAACTAACACTCTACTTTGGTGTATTTATCCTCGCTCCACAGCATAAGCATAGCGGCGGTTGTACCGTTTTATTCGGCCTCGCTCGTCGAAACCGTCCAGAGCGATATTGCCAGTGAAAAGCCGGGTATATTCGATGTGTTCCGTGAAGGTGCTAGTCGGCTGCTATCCTGGAGTGTACCGCAGAAAGGGCGAATGTTGCCGGTGTGGGCTTTGGTAGGACCGAGCATATCACTCGGACTATCGAAATATGTTTGTCAGTAAGTGACTACCACTTCACCCACCGTTTCTTGCTTCATGCTCATATACAAACGGTCTTTGCAGGTTGTTTGTGCGTGGAATATCAACGAGAATCATGTGCAGACGGGTAACATTTTACGAGGAACGACGTGGTGCCCGCACAAGGGATTTCGCCGCCCAAAGCCAAGTGATCGAGGTGTACTCCACAATGATCTCGCTTATGGTTACCGAGATGATTTTCTACCCATTCGAAACGATCCTACATCGGATCCAGCTGCAGGGCACACGCACAATCATCGATAATCTGGATTCGGGTTACTCGGTCGTACCGATCCTTACCAGCTACGAAGGTGTGGTCGATTGCTATCGGCAAACGGTGGCGACCGAGGGTGTTAGCGGGCTGTACAAGGGTTTCGGTGCGATGATGCTACAGTTTGCGGCCCATGTAGCCGTGATCAAGCTGGGCAAGTGGTTCATTACGCAGATATCAGAGCTGATGTCGAGCAAACCGCCGGCCAAGGTGGTCGAGTTCTACAAGCTGGAAGGTAAAACGCCAGTCGGGTCTGCCACAATGTCCCGAAGCATTAGCGGCATTAGTTCACTTAGTGAGGAGATATCGTAGTGTGTTGTGTAGCGATTGCTCGTTgattgaggaaaataaaacaaaaacaatatgtttgttCAAATCTTAAATTGCTTTTTCGAAACGCATGGGACTTTTTACTAAAAATTAGCTGCAACATTATTTGCCTCAATCTTGGTAACGATCAATTTAACTGTTCAACAACTGACTGAATGTCAACTGACAGCTGTCAgcgtttgttattgttttgattttctccTCGTACAGTGCAGTACAGTTTGCAGTTTGCAGAAAAAAGGacgataaaatggaaaatattttggatTTTCGTGTTATTTGCTGTACATGTTTGAATGTAACGCACAGCACAATATCGGTGTATCATAGAGATCTAAAGTACAATGTTTTGCTTGTGGAAATGATCAACAAAATCAGCCATATTGAGGTACATGTAAACAAACTCTGTCCGCCAAAGGATATTGTTGATACGTTGTCGGAAATGTCTACTTACAGTTGAAACCGACCGATGAGTATCCTAACAAACTGTGCTATACGTGTGCCGATAAGCTACGAATTGCTTACGAGTTCCGGATGATGTGTGACGATTCTAACAATATTCTTCTCAGCCATCGAAAACATAGCAAAGAACTTGCGCCAGCTCATCCGGAAGCTGAACATCTCGTTCATGATGAAAGCCTTCTTTTAGCGTAAGTCACCAGCACGTAGTTTGATGTGATTCTATGGTAACTTGGGTATCATTTGCAGGAAAACACGCATCGATTTCATAGAATACGACGGTGTTGAAGAATATCTGGAGGAATACCTTTTGGAAACGGCAGAAATAGTACCGTCGAACGAAGAACAAAACACTGAGCAACATACCAATATTTCGGTTGCTGAAAAAGACATCATTCCCCCGGAATTCGATGAAAAGGAAGAATATTTACTCTCTGGCGATAACCCTAAAAGCGACACGAAGCCAACAATTATCGCCGATGCCGAGGCTGCCGAAGTGACCGAAATCAAGTGTCCAATTTGTGGCAAAATTCTAAGCAAAATGGCTCACCTAAGGCGCCACTTAAAGCTTCACAACCGCACAAAATCCTTCCGCTGCACTCAGTGTCCGACGGTCTTTTCACGGTGGGACCAAATTAGCCCAATTGAGGTAAGTGTAAACAAACTCTGTCCGCCAATGGATGTTGTTGATAAGGTGTCGGAAATGTCTACTTGCAGTTGAAACCTACCGATGAGTATCCTGACAAACTATGCTACACGTGTGCCGATAAGCTACGAATTGCTTACGAGTTCCGGTTGATGTGTGACGATTCTAACAATATCCTTCTCAGCCAACGAAAACAGAGCACAGAATCTGCGCCAGCTCATCCGGAAGCTAAGCATCTCGCTCATGATGAAAGCCTTCTTTTAGCGTAAGTCACTAGCACATAATTTGATGGATTTCTTTGGTAACTTGAGTATCATTTGCAGGGAAACAAGTAACGACTTCATAGAATACGACGGTGTTGAAGAATATCTGGAGGAATACCTTTTGGAAACGGAAGAAACAGTACCGTCGAACGAAGAACAAAACACTGAGCAACATACCAATATTTCGGTTGCTGAAAAAGACATCATTCCCCCGGAATTCGATGAAAAGGAAGAATATTTACTTTGTAACGATAGCCCTAAAAGCGACACGAAGTCAACAATTATCGACGATGCCGAGGCTGCCGAAGTGACCGAAAACAAGTGTCCAATTTGTGGCCAAATTCTAAGCAAAATGGCTCACCTAAGGCGCCACTTAAAGCTTCACAACCGCACAAAATCCTTCCGCTGCACTCAGTGTCCAAAAGTCTTTTCACGGTCAGACAACCTTCGGGCGCACGAGAAAAATCACTCCCAGGAACGGCATTACAAATGCCCACAGTGTGATCAGCGCTTTAAACGAATGGATGCGTTGAAGGTGCACATGAGCGTAAGGCACAAGCAGTACGTTGAAGCGCACTTCCACGTTTGCAGCTATTGTAACACGTTCTTCGAAACtgaacaaaaattgaatgCGCATCTCGCGAAGCGCCGAAGTGAGAAGAAGTTTGTGTGCCACATTTGTGGTAAAACCTTTGCCGAACTGTTGCGGTATGAGATACATCTGGAAAAGCATGCGAATGCTGGATCGAATGTCGAAACGTTCGAGTGTTTTCACTGTTCGAAGCTGTTCGATAGTAAGAAACGGCTCTCACTTCACATACGGTATCATACGTCGGACAAGGTGTACAAGTGTAAATATTGTGATGAAAGTAGGTGCTTTTGTTGATGAAATTGTGAGTGGTATGCGCGAGTTTCATTGGTTTGCTTTCAATTGCAGGTTTCGCGCGGAAAACGGAATTGAAATATCATGAAGATTATCATACCGGCACGAAGAATCACGTGTGCAAAACGTGCGGACAAAGTTTCTATCGGCTAAATGCGTTAAAAACACACATGATGACTCACACCGATGAAAAGCCGTTCCAGTGTTCACACTGTCCGAAACGGTTTCGCCAGAAGTACGACATGATTACACACGAGCGGCGCCATACCGGTGAACGGTTCCAGTGCGATATGTGTACGGAAAAGTTTATTCACGCTCATCAGTTGAATTCTCACCTGAAAATAGTGCATGATTTGAATGTGAAATGCCGCAAGCGGGGAGTTACAAAGTTTTTCCCCGCGTCCGACAAACATACGGAAGATAGGCCGGAGAATGATGCTAAAAGTAGTTCATCGCGAAACGAAAACTAACAATAAAGTGTTTTGTGAGTGAAGAATTTTATTCGACGGTTATATCCCAGCACCTAACTATATCCTTTCTAATGCCTCTACCATGATGATACTGTTGCCCCGAATGACCTGCAACATGAACACCACATCAAATACGCTTGTTATAAACTTCTGCACCAATTATTACTCCGCTTGTCTACTTACCACCATTCCGATGTTGTTGCGAGTGCCATCCTTACACTCCTCGATCGATTCATCTACCACAACGTTCATGAAAGGATCGAAACCACGCAGGATGCCGGAAACAACTCGTCCTCCATTGAGCTTCAGCGAAAGCCGCTTGTCCATGTACCTGGCAAAACAAGATAAAACAGTTACAATTTCAGCTTTCAACGAATGACACCGATGTTGCAATTACTTTTTCAACTCTGGCGGATGTGCTTTCGACATTTTCTACAAAGATTTCTGTAGTTTTCTGATGGGAAAGTGAGGAAAATTTGCACAAAAGCACCGCGAATATGGAACGCgcgttgtttggttttgtttgacagTTGGAGAAGCCTCGTTGGAAAAGGTTGGACAGCTGTATGACATGCCATCCATGGTTCTATGTCGCATAGGTTATTATTCTGAAAGATAGATGGCGCTGCGtgagaaatgtttaaaaagaCTGTTTTTcgaaaacttttttaaatatatctgAAAAAAGTACAACTTTCCAGAAGGATTTTATGTTTGAAGAAAGTCACAAAGTGTTTGGAATTCAGAATGACCCGAAATAACATTTCACCTAGAGACATCACTTCTTGGCCTAGTTCTTGGCCAACATTTAAGCAGTTTCATTGGCTAGATACTGATTACGGGTACACAATGTACACCGAATTTTTCtcaacatatttttcaaaaagaacCTTCTAGCTTAATATTCATCTTTGAGAAGCTATGCTTCGACTGCTTAGAAGTCATATTTACCTTAAGTTCCATGAAATTCTCCAATCTCTCATATCAAGTTTGTGAAGATACAAATCCCGCAAAAACGAAATCTCCAGAATGTATCGTATTGTAATACATTTCATTAACACCTGCATCACAAAAACCTCCAAGATTCGGATTAACTATGaattaaaagtttttcatCACACAACACGTGACGCGTTAAATCACTAAATCCAGCCCTTAAAGATAACAACTTGACAAGCAACATACACCGGCGTGGATGATGCGAATGCGAGATTATCCAAGTGCGTGTAGAGAGCAGTCAGCATACTACTAACGGCAGGATGCCGTAAGATGGTGTGCCCATCCTTCCCTAAACTGTGTGCATACAACTGGATAAGCCCTGATCATGTCAAACAGGGGTTGCCAATATTAGTCACTATCATCAAAAGCTAAGGCTCTGCCTTTTCTGGAGCAAGCCTTTCCGTCAGCTTCTCGAAACAGTTGTTGACCGAGTCTCGTGGCTGACTGATGCGGAGCACCCGTTCTGTTTCCGGgagtaaacaaaacagcaacataaCCAATACGGCGGAGGAATACAAATGACTGCTACTTGTATCAGGCCTTGTACGGTGGGATAAGTTATTTGATAGGTAGCCATCCATCTTTCTGAATTCCCGTAAGCATCGGTAGCTACTATGGAGACGGCAGGGTCGCGTGGTGCGTGGTGTGACGGTGATAATGCGTGGAAAAGTTCGGTAGAACAAACAAGCTCTTGTAGCGGCTGTCGATGTGGTAGTAGTATGGTCGACATGGGTTTTTGCTATCGCTAGCTCAGCCCAGTTAATAGGGATGATAATAGAAAGTGTACCACAACTTTCAGCTATGTCAACAATTGTATCCACGTTCGGTGAGCGTTGCCGGTGCATGATAGAGAAATGATTTCATTACAATGCATTGCTGAATGAATTAAGCACTGTaatgaatgaaatgttttccGGAACTTGAGAGGGTCgtgccttttttctcttcatttgtCTGTTCCCTTCTTTGTATGCCAAATTTTAATCATTCTCATGTCTCTGATGTCTCCTCATTACATCTTCACTACTAGCAGCTTATAGAATAGATATCCTATTCGCAATCGACTGATGGCATGTCGGCGTACAATGACGCCACTATGTGCCACTTGAAAGAAGCCCGCACGCCGTAAGTGGCGCTCGAGAACTACCACGCTGGAAGGTTTTGTAATGCGCACGAGTGACACAATTTCATTCTGCTACTCGTCGTTATTCGCCGCCGCCGTTTTTGCAGTATAACTTCCTTGCGCGAGGACATGGTTGAGCGGCAGGAGACACGGCTCCGAAGACTCGCACGGCGTACGACACGAACGCGCGGAACGTTCGCATAAATTAGTTGCAAACTTTGCGAGCGCTACCCGGAGATGCCCGGAGAAGCCTTGCTTGCCGGCCGGATATGAAAAGAAGAACGAGCGTACAATGTAACCAATGTAAGCTGTCGTTGCCTTTTGCACTTGCCATCGCATCTAGTGGTTTTGTGAAGGTCTTCCGGGAATTTTGTCTCCCCGGCGAAGAATTAGAGCAGAATGTAGTCCTGGTGGATGGTTCGGGAATGTTGGACAGCAATTGTGAGAGATCGCCGGATATTTGTAAAGCTATTAAGCATAACATTTGCAACCATTGCGGGTTACGTAGGTGCCGATCTGTGACTAATTGAAAGACATCACGGTGCCATTTTGATTCTGACGGAACCTTGCGTTGTAAGCCTGTCATCGCCGAATCTGTTCCGAATCCGTTCAAAAGGTtcccatgtgtgtgtgtgtgtgtgtgtgggtccgGCGTTGTGTCCCTTATCACACGCAACAATTCATTGGAACAAGGCAAAAACATACCGAAGGTTGTGGGAAGGTAGGTCGATAGGAGGGTTTTAGTTCATGACAAATGATGCCCCCAACTGTAAACGTTGTACGTCAGGAATCGACTGATGTTTGGCCTCGAGTAATTGCAATTTAATTGATAATGCAGTTCCAATTCCCCATGCCCAGTCAAACTCCTCCCTGATTGGGGgagggtttgtgtgtgctgcCGTACCTAGAAGCGATGCCAAGACGCTACCATCAAGACTCACGCCACACGAGGTGTCTCTCTTGCGGTGGGTACTCCACACAAAAGCCACCAGATGTAATTAATTATGTTCATCTTACCCTTGTCAGCGTTGGAAGGGTACACGGGCGCAATTGGGAAACTGCGGGAGGACTGCAGGGCGGACCGACGGAGCAGAAAATCAGCCGGCACTGACATCGAGCCGGGCTGTTCCTAGTGACATTTGATGTGCCGGAGCAACTCGGTTCGACAGACTGATAGCAACACGTCTAACAAGTAGTAGTATCACACACGTACACTAAGTGTTCAAGACAACAGGTTCGCCTTCGTTAACGGCGTTAACAGGGCGGTAGGGACacacgtacatacacacatacacacaaacacattgaaaaaacaaacccacagGACTTTCGGCTACACCTGTTGCTGTGCTATTTGCGTTTCATTAAAAGACGAACCGTTGGAACAAAGTTTACCACATACCGGGATCGTGAGTGAATAGTGCGGAAATTGACTTTACGCTCATACAGCCACATTTATTTGGCTGGGGTGAATGCCATACAAACCAAAGGGTATtaatttttgccatttcctAGCCCCAAAAAATCTGCTAGCTTTTTGATGTGCCGACTGACTGGACCACCGGAGCGAAGAATTGAACTCGTCCTCCGCTAGCCCACAGTCAATTAGCGTATTTGGGATGAAGCACCCGGATTGGGGTGAGCGAATCTGAGCCACCGATTTCGGGTCAGCCACATCGTTCTAGCAGTGTTCGGCGCAAACTTCTTCATACCATCGCGCCTATTATGTGTACGTTTGTTgtgggaatgatttttttcccgcTTCTTTCACCCGAACAGAACCCCGGATCAGGATGCTTTTAACAAtcgttttcaattaaattcaattacacACTCCACTGGACAAATTCTACCAGATTCACTGTCCATTTATTAGTGTTTGGCTACTGGCCGTTTTCTCACCCTCGCGCACCATTTTCCACACCCTGCCACCACAATCCGATGTGTGTACTGAATAAAGCCGAAAGTTTTGATCGGCGACAGACGCTTTTCACGGAACTTTCACGCTCAGCCAATGAATGGGAATGAATAGAGTTTCAAATAATTACACGGAAAAAAAGGCAGGATGCGAGAACAGTTTTGTATTGTTGTCGTTGTGTACGGTTTTCGGTCGCTCGAACATGAATGGTAGATTGTGGGCACGCTCGAGTCGTAGTCGAGATTAAGTCGAATTCGTTCAAGCGAAGAATACAAGTCACGCTAAGTAATGGTCTGTGTTACAGCGCGAagtggttgttttgttgcgaCACCATCACGAAAAACGAAATGGCTGTGTGTCGATGTAGAGagga
This genomic window from Anopheles maculipalpis chromosome 2RL, idAnoMacuDA_375_x, whole genome shotgun sequence contains:
- the LOC126558074 gene encoding mitochondrial outer membrane protein SLC25A46, translating into MYNHQMASLEDYERYLEDEDELDNARFLSAYKHTLDDGQYQFINSERDLTLPLQKHKNVQPLYESPEDEISLRKYLGASVNLISLITENLLCHPFLVLRRQCQVHHAAKRYHVVPITLLPVIVHLHQRQGVTTLWKGIGSVLLVRGMTLAVEDVISKFTPWPKEINAKTTVKQFGQHLLLKCISIAAVVPFYSASLVETVQSDIASEKPGIFDVFREGASRLLSWSVPQKGRMLPVWALVGPSISLGLSKYVCQLFVRGISTRIMCRRVTFYEERRGARTRDFAAQSQVIEVYSTMISLMVTEMIFYPFETILHRIQLQGTRTIIDNLDSGYSVVPILTSYEGVVDCYRQTVATEGVSGLYKGFGAMMLQFAAHVAVIKLGKWFITQISELMSSKPPAKVVEFYKLEGKTPVGSATMSRSISGISSLSEEIS
- the LOC126560058 gene encoding zinc finger protein 16-like, giving the protein MENILDFRVICCTCLNVTHSTISVYHRDLKYNVLLVEMINKISHIELKPTDEYPNKLCYTCADKLRIAYEFRMMCDDSNNILLSHRKHSKELAPAHPEAEHLVHDESLLLAETSNDFIEYDGVEEYLEEYLLETEETVPSNEEQNTEQHTNISVAEKDIIPPEFDEKEEYLLCNDSPKSDTKSTIIDDAEAAEVTENKCPICGQILSKMAHLRRHLKLHNRTKSFRCTQCPKVFSRSDNLRAHEKNHSQERHYKCPQCDQRFKRMDALKVHMSVRHKQYVEAHFHVCSYCNTFFETEQKLNAHLAKRRSEKKFVCHICGKTFAELLRYEIHLEKHANAGSNVETFECFHCSKLFDSKKRLSLHIRYHTSDKVYKCKYCDESFARKTELKYHEDYHTGTKNHVCKTCGQSFYRLNALKTHMMTHTDEKPFQCSHCPKRFRQKYDMITHERRHTGERFQCDMCTEKFIHAHQLNSHLKIVHDLNVKCRKRGVTKFFPASDKHTEDRPENDAKSSSSRNEN
- the LOC126559561 gene encoding probable small nuclear ribonucleoprotein G; this encodes MSKAHPPELKKYMDKRLSLKLNGGRVVSGILRGFDPFMNVVVDESIEECKDGTRNNIGMVVIRGNSIIMVEALERI